The following are from one region of the Camelus ferus isolate YT-003-E chromosome 13, BCGSAC_Cfer_1.0, whole genome shotgun sequence genome:
- the C13H1orf167 gene encoding uncharacterized protein C1orf167 homolog has product RAWDVGLASRHGRCVPVCQAERGGPAATPSLGTALRQEPCQVQTNLAGPGPSLGLALKDTTGRLINSSFQQQSNLQPLAWRPQGRAQEFAIQQSNLSIRETSVAECGRHTSPCLWLEPQESWPNLRPWGSPLSQGPLDRPSSSLRRSRLLATDTRCPDVRPTAGLAPLNWHTQPGLRSRCGLGGSTSRIVGEPLSLEDLAVPAWSRAWAPSQAAIHQLLASVRRLEHEAARFRCQASREPPGPVQREPWTSAGQAVPAHPQPSQPVLASCNERKKHSGDLRETVGFPETPGVQDGLSDSQASSKPARMETTLQMLPGDALDPEQGVLGAHRLRRGKKSSPGTTYGRGRRGDPLLSQGVGSREASLCSLVSCSSAWDVLPGQEGGEGTPWEQISKEGERLASCPPDTAPTRTALQNKFRNTGSLESEAARWQWASRCFRGWRRLVQRRRAVVAAVALGRRQLLRKGLRALRWALWLREPQMEAASGRHMQVLLNRAFQKWRNLTQQQKHEQPHVQAGPGPPPSRGGQDQGFSGRKPVVDAAQRNSPGSLREEAGAGPVPLHSGLKPDGGNGAVQILHAVRQLAVFLLWCHQKEWAMQEKEVQAEASQATVRTQRRERPPQAWCSPAAHAAWVAPLDTQRRTAWLCRCFGAWQRFVQRGTQYRNHVASRQVGTLRVCLQQWVQMKQLRASDGAKVTQLSLCRQKAGNTVLLLSSAPGRATACGLGVVGLPQEQGQASLKEACRRLALHRTLLLWRTRLSQRQQADSFFQEVQRRVLRHILRGWRLRAQDPGRTTLVPEPLGGILGGEAWRGCNTPHSSLEKAPRASTLLEILRMKFLWAAGRRQQERCLVLWQAWAQQSRSTARWHRSILQRRILLGWSHWATAQGAQRELAACWAWDRSCRATLGLWRRRLVQRREAEQWAQEWGRRLEQRALGHWHSCWQRQQLLGEKYQRWVQVRLQGLRRAVLRGWRQAAARRRRAATGPEQLLLQSPFQARFGVMRDTGMPWAKHPAFQDGPRRRALEAASATWWEVPVTTAEAQKQRGARASFTCWSSRRVQGCQVDRQLRRARAHRAPIAGQAALGQCFEARQQAEERARAQALCWTLWVRESCLHQAGRARTAWKLSASPHSRVLEAWAQSAAQGRVQRTSVTQFQQAGPRAHPRPRADVRHWLRLATRGHLLVLMTAPAPGKGKQTCSCRPLATKPRLPGPTHHQSPSGQRKRRETSWAQGNREPPFCPDSQLQLQWPRCTHGVQGGRPEGPGGDCSSETRDLKGEGEAEQRQLGRKCLQRWHLEALLRRLQGSQQAQRLAVTWQRWVDAQGAEQLARTLLRQWHLRWAWRMWRRRVLRLQVARRLWQREAGWVLSQAFEKWHQRLAARGQWRGATSSPRLLNKAGISGGQGAGRERPEPLHGVDLGRSRGPSCSCDCSHGQKSN; this is encoded by the exons AGAGCCTGGGATGTCGGCCTGGCCAGTAGACACGGCCGGTGCGTGCCCGTGTGCCAGGCCGAGAGGGGAGGGCCTGCAGCCACACCCTCCCTGGGGACAGCACTGCGCCAGGAGCCCTGCCAGGTGCAGACCAACCTGGCcggccctggccccagcctgggcctcGCCCTGAAGGACACGACTGGGCGGCTGATCAACTCCAGCTTCCAGCAGCAGAGCAACCTGCAGCCCCTGGCCTGGAGGCCCCAAGGGAGAGCCCAAGAGTTTGCCATCCAGCAGAGTAACCTGAGCATCAGGGAGACCAGCGTGGCTGAGTGTGGACGTCacaccagcccctgcctctggctGGAGCCTCAGGAAAGCTGGCCCAACTTGAGGCCCTGGGGAAGCCCCCTATCCCAAGGGCCACTGGATCGCCCATCCTCCAGCCTGAGACGGTCCCGGCTGCTGGCCACAGACACTCGCTGCCCAGATGTCCGGCCCACTGCAGGCCTGGCCCCTCTCAATTGGCACACACAGCCGGGCCTCAGATCCCGGTGTGGCCTGGGGGGCTCGACCTCCAGGATCGTGGGGGAGCCCCTCAGCCTGGAGGACCTGGCTGTCCCTGCCTGGAGCCGGGCTTGGGCCCCATCGCAAGCTGCCATCCACCAGCTACTGGCCTCCGTGCGACGCCTGGAGCACGAGGCAGCCCGTTTCAGGTGCCAGGCATCCCGGGAACCCCCAGGCCCCGTGCAGCGGGAGCCCTGGACCAGTGCTGGTCAGGCAGTCCCTGCTCACCCACAGCCCAGCCAGCCAGTTCTTGCTTCCTGCAATGAGAGGAAAAAACACTCTGGAGATCTCAGGGAAACCGTGGGTTTCCCAGAGACCCCGGGGGTCCAGGATGGTCTCTCAGACTCTCAGGCAAGCAGCAAGCCTGCACGGATGGAGACCACTTTGCAGATGCTGCCTGGGGATGCCCTTGACCCTGAGCAGGGCGTCCTTGGTGCCCACCGCCTAAGGCGAGGAAAGAAGAGCTCCCCAGGGACTACATATGGCCGGGGGCGGAGGGGGGACCCCCTGCTCTCTCAAGgtgtgggcagcagggaggccagccTCTGCTCTTTAGTCTCCTGCAGTTCAGCCTGGGACGTCCtccctgggcaggaaggaggggaggggaccccgTGGGAGCAGATCagcaaggagggagagaggctggctTCCTGTCCGCCAGACACGGCCCCCACGAGGACTGCCCTGCAG AACAAATTCCGAAACACTGGAAGCCTGGAGTCTGAGGCTGCCCG CTGGCAGTGGGCGTCCAGATGTTTCAGAGGGTGGCGGCGCTTGGTGCAGAGGCGGCGGGCAGTGGTGGCGGCCGTGGCGCTGGGCCGCCGGCAGCTGTTGCGCAAGGGTCTGCGGGCGCTGCGGTGGGCACTGTGGCTCCGGGAACCCCAGATGGAGGCGGCGTCGGGGCGACACATGCAGGTCCTGCTGAACCGGGCCTTCCAAAAG tggagaaacctgacccAGCAGCAGAAACACGAGCAGCCCCATGTGCAGGCTGGGCCAGGACCCCCACCCTCCAGGGGAGGCCAGGACCAAGGCTTCTCAGGAAGGAAGCCAGTGGTGGACGCTGCCCAGAGAAACAG TCCAGGGAGTCTGAGGGAAGAGGCTGGAGCCGGGCCAGTTCCATTGCATTCTGGGCTGAAGCCAGATGGAGGAAACGGGGCAGTCCAGATCCTGCATGCTGTGCGACAGCTGGCCG TCTTCCTCCTGTGGTGCCATCAGAAGGAATGGGCCATGCAGGAGAAGGAGGTCCAGGCAGAGGCCTCCCAGGCCACGGTGAGgactcagaggagggagaggccccCCCAGGCCTGGTGCTCTCCTGCTGCACATGCAGCCTGGGTGGCCCCACTGGACACCCAGCGCCGGACAGCCTGGCTCTGCAG GTGCTTTGGGGCCTGGCAGCGTTTCGTGCAAAGAGGGACCCAGTACCGGAACCACGTGGCCAGCCGCCAGGTGGGGACCCTGAGGGTGTGCCTGCAGCAGTGGGTGCAGATGAAGCAGCTCCGGGCCTCAGATGGGGCGAAGGTGACCCAGCTGTCCCTTTGCCGGCAGAAGGCGG GGAACACGGTCCTCCTCCTCAGTTCAGCCCCTGGAAGGGCCACAGCCTGTggcctgggggtggtggggctgCCCCAGGAGCAAGGCCAGGCCTCCCTGAAGGAAGCCTGCCGGAGACTGGCCCTCCACCGGACACTGCTGCTCTGGAGGACACGGCTCTCCCAGCGCCAGCAGGCTGA CTCCTTCTTTCAGGAGGTGCAGCGCCGGGTGCTTCGGCACATCCTGAGGGGGTGGCGCCTGAGGGCACAGGATCCGGGCAGGACCACCTTGGTCCCAGAACCACTGGGCGGCAtcctgggaggggaggcctggCGGGGCTGCAACACACCCCACAGCTCACTGGAGAAG GCTCCCAGGGCCTCCACTCTACTGGAGATCCTCCGAATGAAATTCCTATGGGCAGCTGGGCGGCGGCAGCAGGAGCGGTGTCTTGTGCTCTGGCAGGCATGGGCCCAGCAGTCCCGAAGCACAGCAAGATGGCACCGGAGCATCCTTCAGAGGCG CATCCTCCTTGGCTGGAGCCACTGGGCAACAGCCCAAGGAGCCCAGAGAGAGCTGGCTGCCTGCTGGGCCTGGGATCGGAGCTGCCGGGCCACGCTGGGTctgtggcggcggcggctggTGCAGCGGCGGGAGGCGGAGCAGTGGGCCCAGGAGTGGGGCCGGAGACTGGAGCAGCGTGCCCTGGGCCACTGGCACTCGTGCTGGCAGA GGCAGCAGCTCCTGGGTGAGAAGTACCAGAGGTGGGTGCAGGTCCGGCTCCAGGGCCTGCGGAGGGCCGTGCTCCGGGGCTGGCGGCAGGCGGCAGCTCGTCGGAGACGTGCAGCGACTGGTCCAGAGCAGCTCCTACTGCAGAG CCCCTTCCAGGCCCGGTTTGGAGTCATGAGAGATACAGGGATGCCGTGGGCCAAGCATCCAGCCTTCCAGGATGGCCCAAGGAGACGGGCTCTGGAGGCCGCATCTGCCACGTGGTGGGAAGTCCCAGTGACcacagctgaggctcagaagcaGCGCGGAGCCCGGGCCTCCTTCACCTGCTGGAGCAGCCGCCGTGTGCAGGGGTGCCAGGTGGACAGGCAGCTGAGGAGGGCCCGGGCCCACCGGGCCCCCATTGCAGGGCAAGCAGCCCTGGGCCAGTGCTTCGAGGCCCGCCAGcaggcagaagagagagcccgggcccaggccctgtgctggacGCTGTGGGTGCGTGAGTCCTGCCTACACCAGGCCGGCCGAGCCCGCACTGCCTGGAAGCTGAGCGCCAG cccacactCCAGGGTCCTTGAGGCCTGGGCCCAGTCAGCAGCCCAGGGCCGTGTCCAGCGAACCTCCGTCACCCAGTTCCAGCAGGCTGGGCCCAgagcccaccccaggcccagggcgGACGTCAGGCACTGGCTCAGGCTGGCCACCAGAGGGCACCTCCTGGTGCTGATGACTGCTCCAGCCCCGGGGAAGGGGAAGCAG ACCTGCAGCTGCAGGCCACTAGCCACAaagcccaggctgcctggcccaACCCATCACCAGAGCCCCAGTGGACAGAGGAAGCGGAGAGAAACATCCTGGGCTCAGG GAAACAGAGAGCCCCCATTCTGCCCAGACTCCCAGCTCCAGCTGCAGTGGCCCAGATGCACCCACGGGGTCCAGGGCGGGCGCCCTGAAGGGCCAGGAGGGGACTGCAGCTCTGAGACCAGAGACCTCAAGGGCGAAGGAGAGGCCGAGCAAAGGCAGCTGGG GAGAAAATGCCTGCAACGCTGGCACCTGGAGGCACTACTCCGCCGGCTCCAGGGCTCCCAGCAGGCCCAGCGCCTGGCAGTGACGTGGCAGCGCTGGGTAGATGCTCAGGGGGCAGAGCAGCTGGCGCGGACACTG CTCAGGCAGTGGCACCTGAGATGGGCGTGGAGAATGTGGCGGCGGCGTGTCCTGCGGCTGCAGGTGGCTCGGCGATTATGGCAGCGGGAAGCCGGCTGGGTCCTCTCCCAG GCCTTTGAGAAGTGGCACCAGCGTCTGGCAGCCAGGGGCCAGTGGAGAGGTGCCACCAGCAGCCCGAGGCTCCTGAACAAAGCGGGCATATCAGGaggccagggagcaggcagggagcGGCCAGAGCCCCTGCACGGGGTGGACTTGGGGCGGAGCAGGGGGCCCAGCTGCAGTTGTGACTGTTCCCATGGCCAGAAAAGCAACTGA
- the MTHFR gene encoding methylenetetrahydrofolate reductase isoform X1, whose product MVNEPRGNGGPNPRSEGSSSGSESSKESSRCSTPGLDPERHEKLKEKMKRRMESGDKWFSLEFFPPRTAQGAVNLISRFDRMGAGGPLFIDVTWHPAGDPGSDKETSSMVIASTAVNYCGLETILHMTCCHQSREEITGHLHKAKQLGLKNILALRGDPIGDQWEEEEGGFNYAADLVKHIRGEFGDYFDICVAGYPKGHPDAESFEADLMHLKEKVAAGADFIITQLFFEADTFFRFFKACSEMGITCPILPGIFPIQGYHSLRQLVKLSKLEVPQQIKDVIEPIKDNDAAIRNYGIEQAVSLCRELLESGLVPGLHFYTLNREVATMEVLKRLGMWIEDPRRPLPWAISAHPKRREEDVRPIFWASRPKSYIYRTQEWDEFPNGRWGNSSSPAFGELKDYYLFYLKSKSPKEELLKMWGKELTSEESVFEVFVRYLSGEPNQDGYKVTCLPWNDEPLAAETSLMKEELLRVNRRGILTINSQPNINGKPSSDPIVGWGPSGGYVFQKAYLEFFTSRETTEALLQVLKKYELRVNYHIVDVKGENITNAPELQPNAVTWGIFPGREIIQPTVVDPVSFMFWKDEAFALWTEQWGKLYEEESPSRMIIQHIHDNYFLVNLVDNEFPLDNCLWQVVEDTFELLNRAPQNEREMEAP is encoded by the exons ATGGTGAATGAACCCAGAGGGAATGGTGGCCCCAACCCCCGCTCGGagggcagcagcagtggcagcgAGAGCTCCAAGGAGAGTTCGAGGTGTTCCACCCCGGGGCTGGACCCTGAGCGGCATGAGAAACTCAAGGAGAAGATGAAGCGGAGGATGGAATCTGGCGACAAGTGGTTCTCCCTGGAATTCTTCCCTCCTCGAACTGCTCAGGGCGCAGTCAATCTCATCTCAAG GTTTGACCGGATGGGGGCAGGTGGGCCCCTCTTCATAGATGTGACCTGGCACCCAGCAGGGGACCCTGGCTCAGACAAGGAGACCTCCTCCATGGTGATCGCCAGCACCGCTGTGAATTACTGTGGCCTGGAGACCATCCTGCACATGACCTGCTGCCATCAGAGCCGGGAGGAGATCACGGGCCATCTGCACAAGGCCAAGCAGCTGGGCCTGAAAAACATCTTGGCACTGAGGGGAG ACCCCATAGGTGaccagtgggaagaggaggaaggaggcttcAACTATGCCGCAGACTTGGTGAAGCACATCCGAGGCGAGTTTGGTGACTACTTTGACATCTGTGTGGCAG GTTATCCCAAAGGCCACCCCGATGCAGAGAGCTTTGAAGCAGACCTGATGCACCTGAAGGAGAAGGTGGCTGCAGGGGCCGACTTCATCATCACCCAGCTGTTCTTTGAGGCTGACACATTCTTCCGCTTCTTTAAAGCTTGCTCTGAGATGGGCATCACCTGCCCCATCCTCCCTGGAATCTTCCCCATTCAG GGCTACCACTCCCTCCGGCAGCTTGTGAAGCTGTCCAAGCTGGAGGTGCCGCAGCAGATCAAGGACGTGATTGAGCCAATCAAGGACAATGACGCCGCCATCCGCAACTATGGCATTGAGCAGGCCGTGAGCCTGTGCCGGGAGCTTCTGGAAAGTGGCCTGGTGCCAGGCCTGCACTTCTACACCCTCAACCGTGAGGTGGCCACCATGGAGGTTCTGAAGCGTCTGGGCATGTGGATCGAGGATCCCAG ACGTCCCCTGCCCTGGGCCATCAGTGCCCACCCCAAGCGCCGGGAGGAAGACGTCCGTCCCATCTTCTGGGCCTCCAGACCAAAGAGTTACATTTACcgcacccaggagtgggatgaatTCCCCAACGGTCGCTG GGGCAattcctcctctccagcctttgGGGAGCTGAAGGACTACTACCTCTTCTACCTGAAGAGCAAGTCCCCGAAGGAAGAGCTGCTGAAGATGTGGGGGAAGGAGCTGACCAGTGAAGAAAGCGTCTTCGAAGTCTTTGTGCGCTACCTCTCAGGGGAGCCCAACCAGGACGGCTATAAA GTGACTTGCCTGCCCTGGAATGACGAGCCCCTGGCGGCTGAGACCAGCCTGATGAAGGAGGAGCTGCTGCGAGTGAACCGGCGGGGCATCCTCACCATCAACTCCCAGCCCAACATCAACGGGAAGCCGTCCTCCGACCCCATCGTGGGCTGGGGCCCCAGTGGGGGCTATGTCTTCCAGAAG GCCTACTTAGAGTTCTTCACTTCCCGAGAGACGACGGAAGCACTTTTACAGGTGCTGAAAAAGTACGAGCTGCGGGTTAATTACCACATTGTGGACGTGAAG GGCGAAAACATCACCAACGCCCCTGAGCTGCAGCCCAACGCCGTCACTTGGGGCATCTTCCCTGGGCGAGAGATCATCCAGCCCACGGTGGTGGATCCAGTCAGCTTCATGTTCTGGAAG GACGAGGCCTTCGCGCTGTGGACCGAGCAGTGGGGCAAGCTGTATGAGGAGGAGTCCCCATCCCGCATGATCATCCAGCACATCCACGACAACTACTTCCTGGTCAACCTGGTGGACAATGAGTTTCCGCTGGACAACTGCCTGTGGCAGGTGGTAGAAGACACATTTGAGCTTCTCAACCGGGCCCCCCAGAATGAGAGGGAGATGGAGGCTCCATGA
- the MTHFR gene encoding methylenetetrahydrofolate reductase isoform X3: MDRPKPRVPAVGPCCPSRGMRASEAGSARFSVPPCIRNSAMVNEPRGNGGPNPRSEGSSSGSESSKESSRCSTPGLDPERHEKLKEKMKRRMESGDKWFSLEFFPPRTAQGAVNLISRFDRMGAGGPLFIDVTWHPAGDPGSDKETSSMVIASTAVNYCGLETILHMTCCHQSREEITGHLHKAKQLGLKNILALRGDPIGDQWEEEEGGFNYAADLVKHIRGEFGDYFDICVAGYPKGHPDAESFEADLMHLKEKVAAGADFIITQLFFEADTFFRFFKACSEMGITCPILPGIFPIQGYHSLRQLVKLSKLEVPQQIKDVIEPIKDNDAAIRNYGIEQAVSLCRELLESGLVPGLHFYTLNREVATMEVLKRLGMWIEDPRRPLPWAISAHPKRREEDVRPIFWASRPKSYIYRTQEWDEFPNGRWGNSSSPAFGELKDYYLFYLKSKSPKEELLKMWGKELTSEESVFEVFVRYLSGEPNQDGYKVTCLPWNDEPLAAETSLMKEELLRVNRRGILTINSQPNINGKPSSDPIVGWGPSGGYVFQKAYLEFFTSRETTEALLQVLKKYELRVNYHIVDVKGENITNAPELQPNAVTWGIFPGREIIQPTVVDPVSFMFWKDEAFALWTEQWGKLYEEESPSRMIIQHIHDNYFLVNLVDNEFPLDNCLWQVVEDTFELLNRAPQNEREMEAP; this comes from the exons ATGGACCGGCCAAAACCCAGGGTCCCCGCAGTGGGACCCTGCTGCCCCTCCCGAGGAATGCGGGCCTCGGAGGCCGGCAGCGCGAGGTTCTCTGTGCCACCCTGCATCAG GAACTCGGCCATGGTGAATGAACCCAGAGGGAATGGTGGCCCCAACCCCCGCTCGGagggcagcagcagtggcagcgAGAGCTCCAAGGAGAGTTCGAGGTGTTCCACCCCGGGGCTGGACCCTGAGCGGCATGAGAAACTCAAGGAGAAGATGAAGCGGAGGATGGAATCTGGCGACAAGTGGTTCTCCCTGGAATTCTTCCCTCCTCGAACTGCTCAGGGCGCAGTCAATCTCATCTCAAG GTTTGACCGGATGGGGGCAGGTGGGCCCCTCTTCATAGATGTGACCTGGCACCCAGCAGGGGACCCTGGCTCAGACAAGGAGACCTCCTCCATGGTGATCGCCAGCACCGCTGTGAATTACTGTGGCCTGGAGACCATCCTGCACATGACCTGCTGCCATCAGAGCCGGGAGGAGATCACGGGCCATCTGCACAAGGCCAAGCAGCTGGGCCTGAAAAACATCTTGGCACTGAGGGGAG ACCCCATAGGTGaccagtgggaagaggaggaaggaggcttcAACTATGCCGCAGACTTGGTGAAGCACATCCGAGGCGAGTTTGGTGACTACTTTGACATCTGTGTGGCAG GTTATCCCAAAGGCCACCCCGATGCAGAGAGCTTTGAAGCAGACCTGATGCACCTGAAGGAGAAGGTGGCTGCAGGGGCCGACTTCATCATCACCCAGCTGTTCTTTGAGGCTGACACATTCTTCCGCTTCTTTAAAGCTTGCTCTGAGATGGGCATCACCTGCCCCATCCTCCCTGGAATCTTCCCCATTCAG GGCTACCACTCCCTCCGGCAGCTTGTGAAGCTGTCCAAGCTGGAGGTGCCGCAGCAGATCAAGGACGTGATTGAGCCAATCAAGGACAATGACGCCGCCATCCGCAACTATGGCATTGAGCAGGCCGTGAGCCTGTGCCGGGAGCTTCTGGAAAGTGGCCTGGTGCCAGGCCTGCACTTCTACACCCTCAACCGTGAGGTGGCCACCATGGAGGTTCTGAAGCGTCTGGGCATGTGGATCGAGGATCCCAG ACGTCCCCTGCCCTGGGCCATCAGTGCCCACCCCAAGCGCCGGGAGGAAGACGTCCGTCCCATCTTCTGGGCCTCCAGACCAAAGAGTTACATTTACcgcacccaggagtgggatgaatTCCCCAACGGTCGCTG GGGCAattcctcctctccagcctttgGGGAGCTGAAGGACTACTACCTCTTCTACCTGAAGAGCAAGTCCCCGAAGGAAGAGCTGCTGAAGATGTGGGGGAAGGAGCTGACCAGTGAAGAAAGCGTCTTCGAAGTCTTTGTGCGCTACCTCTCAGGGGAGCCCAACCAGGACGGCTATAAA GTGACTTGCCTGCCCTGGAATGACGAGCCCCTGGCGGCTGAGACCAGCCTGATGAAGGAGGAGCTGCTGCGAGTGAACCGGCGGGGCATCCTCACCATCAACTCCCAGCCCAACATCAACGGGAAGCCGTCCTCCGACCCCATCGTGGGCTGGGGCCCCAGTGGGGGCTATGTCTTCCAGAAG GCCTACTTAGAGTTCTTCACTTCCCGAGAGACGACGGAAGCACTTTTACAGGTGCTGAAAAAGTACGAGCTGCGGGTTAATTACCACATTGTGGACGTGAAG GGCGAAAACATCACCAACGCCCCTGAGCTGCAGCCCAACGCCGTCACTTGGGGCATCTTCCCTGGGCGAGAGATCATCCAGCCCACGGTGGTGGATCCAGTCAGCTTCATGTTCTGGAAG GACGAGGCCTTCGCGCTGTGGACCGAGCAGTGGGGCAAGCTGTATGAGGAGGAGTCCCCATCCCGCATGATCATCCAGCACATCCACGACAACTACTTCCTGGTCAACCTGGTGGACAATGAGTTTCCGCTGGACAACTGCCTGTGGCAGGTGGTAGAAGACACATTTGAGCTTCTCAACCGGGCCCCCCAGAATGAGAGGGAGATGGAGGCTCCATGA
- the MTHFR gene encoding methylenetetrahydrofolate reductase isoform X2, with product MDRPKPRVPAVGPCCPSRGMRASEAGSARFSVPPCISRNSAMVNEPRGNGGPNPRSEGSSSGSESSKESSRCSTPGLDPERHEKLKEKMKRRMESGDKWFSLEFFPPRTAQGAVNLISRFDRMGAGGPLFIDVTWHPAGDPGSDKETSSMVIASTAVNYCGLETILHMTCCHQSREEITGHLHKAKQLGLKNILALRGDPIGDQWEEEEGGFNYAADLVKHIRGEFGDYFDICVAGYPKGHPDAESFEADLMHLKEKVAAGADFIITQLFFEADTFFRFFKACSEMGITCPILPGIFPIQGYHSLRQLVKLSKLEVPQQIKDVIEPIKDNDAAIRNYGIEQAVSLCRELLESGLVPGLHFYTLNREVATMEVLKRLGMWIEDPRRPLPWAISAHPKRREEDVRPIFWASRPKSYIYRTQEWDEFPNGRWGNSSSPAFGELKDYYLFYLKSKSPKEELLKMWGKELTSEESVFEVFVRYLSGEPNQDGYKVTCLPWNDEPLAAETSLMKEELLRVNRRGILTINSQPNINGKPSSDPIVGWGPSGGYVFQKAYLEFFTSRETTEALLQVLKKYELRVNYHIVDVKGENITNAPELQPNAVTWGIFPGREIIQPTVVDPVSFMFWKDEAFALWTEQWGKLYEEESPSRMIIQHIHDNYFLVNLVDNEFPLDNCLWQVVEDTFELLNRAPQNEREMEAP from the exons ATGGACCGGCCAAAACCCAGGGTCCCCGCAGTGGGACCCTGCTGCCCCTCCCGAGGAATGCGGGCCTCGGAGGCCGGCAGCGCGAGGTTCTCTGTGCCACCCTGCATCAG CAGGAACTCGGCCATGGTGAATGAACCCAGAGGGAATGGTGGCCCCAACCCCCGCTCGGagggcagcagcagtggcagcgAGAGCTCCAAGGAGAGTTCGAGGTGTTCCACCCCGGGGCTGGACCCTGAGCGGCATGAGAAACTCAAGGAGAAGATGAAGCGGAGGATGGAATCTGGCGACAAGTGGTTCTCCCTGGAATTCTTCCCTCCTCGAACTGCTCAGGGCGCAGTCAATCTCATCTCAAG GTTTGACCGGATGGGGGCAGGTGGGCCCCTCTTCATAGATGTGACCTGGCACCCAGCAGGGGACCCTGGCTCAGACAAGGAGACCTCCTCCATGGTGATCGCCAGCACCGCTGTGAATTACTGTGGCCTGGAGACCATCCTGCACATGACCTGCTGCCATCAGAGCCGGGAGGAGATCACGGGCCATCTGCACAAGGCCAAGCAGCTGGGCCTGAAAAACATCTTGGCACTGAGGGGAG ACCCCATAGGTGaccagtgggaagaggaggaaggaggcttcAACTATGCCGCAGACTTGGTGAAGCACATCCGAGGCGAGTTTGGTGACTACTTTGACATCTGTGTGGCAG GTTATCCCAAAGGCCACCCCGATGCAGAGAGCTTTGAAGCAGACCTGATGCACCTGAAGGAGAAGGTGGCTGCAGGGGCCGACTTCATCATCACCCAGCTGTTCTTTGAGGCTGACACATTCTTCCGCTTCTTTAAAGCTTGCTCTGAGATGGGCATCACCTGCCCCATCCTCCCTGGAATCTTCCCCATTCAG GGCTACCACTCCCTCCGGCAGCTTGTGAAGCTGTCCAAGCTGGAGGTGCCGCAGCAGATCAAGGACGTGATTGAGCCAATCAAGGACAATGACGCCGCCATCCGCAACTATGGCATTGAGCAGGCCGTGAGCCTGTGCCGGGAGCTTCTGGAAAGTGGCCTGGTGCCAGGCCTGCACTTCTACACCCTCAACCGTGAGGTGGCCACCATGGAGGTTCTGAAGCGTCTGGGCATGTGGATCGAGGATCCCAG ACGTCCCCTGCCCTGGGCCATCAGTGCCCACCCCAAGCGCCGGGAGGAAGACGTCCGTCCCATCTTCTGGGCCTCCAGACCAAAGAGTTACATTTACcgcacccaggagtgggatgaatTCCCCAACGGTCGCTG GGGCAattcctcctctccagcctttgGGGAGCTGAAGGACTACTACCTCTTCTACCTGAAGAGCAAGTCCCCGAAGGAAGAGCTGCTGAAGATGTGGGGGAAGGAGCTGACCAGTGAAGAAAGCGTCTTCGAAGTCTTTGTGCGCTACCTCTCAGGGGAGCCCAACCAGGACGGCTATAAA GTGACTTGCCTGCCCTGGAATGACGAGCCCCTGGCGGCTGAGACCAGCCTGATGAAGGAGGAGCTGCTGCGAGTGAACCGGCGGGGCATCCTCACCATCAACTCCCAGCCCAACATCAACGGGAAGCCGTCCTCCGACCCCATCGTGGGCTGGGGCCCCAGTGGGGGCTATGTCTTCCAGAAG GCCTACTTAGAGTTCTTCACTTCCCGAGAGACGACGGAAGCACTTTTACAGGTGCTGAAAAAGTACGAGCTGCGGGTTAATTACCACATTGTGGACGTGAAG GGCGAAAACATCACCAACGCCCCTGAGCTGCAGCCCAACGCCGTCACTTGGGGCATCTTCCCTGGGCGAGAGATCATCCAGCCCACGGTGGTGGATCCAGTCAGCTTCATGTTCTGGAAG GACGAGGCCTTCGCGCTGTGGACCGAGCAGTGGGGCAAGCTGTATGAGGAGGAGTCCCCATCCCGCATGATCATCCAGCACATCCACGACAACTACTTCCTGGTCAACCTGGTGGACAATGAGTTTCCGCTGGACAACTGCCTGTGGCAGGTGGTAGAAGACACATTTGAGCTTCTCAACCGGGCCCCCCAGAATGAGAGGGAGATGGAGGCTCCATGA